The Anabaena sp. WA102 genome contains a region encoding:
- a CDS encoding CPBP family glutamic-type intramembrane protease — protein sequence MTIKRLLLIGLTLLAIMLSGLSLLSSWQKPQFQSRLELYQTNIVLQAQAWQPEDSSDESIQTLQESILGANPKMSATKQYQEASESVKTSLEATNKKLVKLQSSPAIPVSAEEKSLQKSIQQQEKLLAEVDLRLGILQAQQQQTDNAIKTWNQLQQSSNINSKYQETAQVLSGMWSQPPRLFPKAEQLIQQNLDSWFRSTALEKLYQLQQRQEALSSLKIAQQAAAAQALLKLAVIATIPTLTAFLGLILLLFLLVQRLLKGQASILATNGDLVWSTPWNWEIIIQVFVLGFFLMGQLFIPELLSILPIPRGTGNARIEASVVLVSYMLVAFGSLSVLYFSIRRFFPLPNNWFRFNFFGNWVLWGFGGYCTALPIVVVVSLINQKLWQGQGGSNPLLQMALESRDNTALGIFFFTAAIAAPFFEEFLFRGFLLPSLTRYTSVWGAILISSLLFAAAHLSLSEILPLTALGIVLGIVYTRSRNLLSSMLLHSLWNSGTLISLFLLGGNN from the coding sequence ATGACAATTAAACGGTTGCTGTTAATTGGGCTAACTTTGTTAGCGATAATGTTGTCAGGGTTATCTTTATTAAGTAGCTGGCAAAAACCTCAGTTCCAGAGTCGTCTAGAATTGTACCAGACAAATATTGTCTTACAAGCTCAGGCATGGCAACCAGAAGACAGTAGCGACGAAAGTATTCAAACACTTCAAGAATCTATTCTCGGTGCTAATCCTAAGATGAGCGCGACAAAGCAATATCAAGAAGCGAGTGAATCTGTCAAAACTAGTTTAGAGGCGACTAATAAAAAATTAGTAAAACTGCAATCTTCGCCAGCAATTCCAGTTTCCGCAGAAGAAAAAAGTTTACAAAAATCTATCCAACAACAAGAAAAATTATTAGCAGAAGTAGATTTGCGGCTGGGAATTTTACAAGCACAGCAACAGCAAACAGACAATGCTATTAAAACTTGGAATCAATTACAGCAATCATCAAATATCAATTCTAAATATCAAGAAACTGCCCAAGTATTAAGCGGAATGTGGAGTCAACCTCCCCGGTTATTTCCTAAAGCTGAACAGCTAATTCAACAAAATTTAGATAGTTGGTTTCGTTCTACGGCGTTAGAAAAATTATATCAACTTCAACAACGTCAGGAAGCTTTATCCTCTCTGAAAATTGCCCAACAAGCAGCGGCAGCCCAAGCATTGTTAAAATTAGCGGTAATTGCGACTATCCCCACCTTGACAGCTTTTCTAGGGCTAATTCTGCTGCTTTTCTTATTGGTTCAACGATTGCTTAAAGGTCAAGCATCCATACTAGCTACAAATGGTGATTTAGTTTGGTCAACTCCTTGGAATTGGGAAATAATTATTCAGGTTTTTGTCCTCGGATTTTTCTTAATGGGACAATTATTTATCCCCGAATTATTATCTATTTTACCTATTCCTCGTGGTACAGGAAATGCCAGAATTGAAGCTTCTGTGGTTTTAGTTAGTTATATGTTAGTGGCTTTTGGTTCTTTGTCAGTTCTATATTTTTCCATTAGGCGTTTTTTCCCTCTTCCTAACAACTGGTTTCGCTTCAATTTCTTTGGTAATTGGGTTTTGTGGGGATTCGGTGGCTATTGCACGGCTTTACCGATTGTGGTAGTAGTATCACTGATTAATCAAAAATTGTGGCAAGGACAAGGTGGCAGTAATCCACTTTTACAAATGGCACTAGAAAGCCGGGATAATACTGCATTAGGCATATTTTTCTTTACCGCAGCTATAGCTGCACCATTTTTTGAGGAGTTTCTATTTCGAGGTTTTTTATTACCATCTCTGACTCGTTATACTTCGGTTTGGGGGGCAATTTTGATCAGTAGTTTGTTATTTGCCGCTGCTCACCTCAGTTTATCAGAAATACTCCCGCTGACAGCATTAGGAATAGTCTTAGGAATAGTTTACACGCGATCGCGCAATCTACTTTCTTCTATGCTTCTCCACAGTCTTTGGAATAGTGGCACGTTAATTAGTTTGTTTCTTTTAGGTGGTAATAATTAG